A single Candidatus Limnocylindrales bacterium DNA region contains:
- a CDS encoding SGNH/GDSL hydrolase family protein: MLCGRRVGWLTGGLLIATVGFAPLDARGADDDALVERSRVNVGDPARLRAAMLKARRGEPVTVATIGGSITAGGGATSPERVYGRIVADWWQQAFPESSVKFVNAGVGATGTHYAVLRAKRDLLSHDPDLVIIEFAINDGDHVWSRYPMEGLVRQILRHDEGVAAMMLFMMRKDTSNAQAWHAEVGAHYRLPMVSYADAFRPELENGHIQWEEIASDVAHPNDTGHAYAASFIIAVLSEVAAGLPATDIFPEVNPVPPPLFTDTYERTVLFDAAALTPEANDGWWYDADADAWVTDEPGSRVEFEIEGNVVAVVQHARKGPMGMAVATIDGDAPMVLDGWTPMTWGRFLRVELFPWVSNAAAHRVRFELLSTTNPGSTGHEFRIKSLGAAGHPVRDCADAIDDDVITAGDALLILASAVGSDVRCPPWVCDVSGDARITARDTFAVLSAAVALPVRLGCAPPRGVMIRLESAESLATAAFRIDYTSTHGELAEHDHALQCEGLRPQAAFTFTESGAGTLDLSFTSDGQSIDGPASLAWCAFDAATPVVPGDVTVQILDAETRDGAKPWGVRISAMVW, encoded by the coding sequence GTGCTTTGCGGGCGAAGGGTCGGCTGGCTGACCGGCGGCCTACTCATTGCTACGGTCGGTTTCGCACCGCTGGACGCGCGTGGCGCCGACGACGACGCCCTCGTCGAACGCTCGCGGGTCAACGTCGGCGATCCAGCAAGATTGCGTGCAGCCATGCTGAAAGCTCGTCGCGGCGAGCCGGTGACAGTGGCAACCATCGGCGGCTCCATTACAGCTGGCGGCGGTGCCACCTCTCCAGAACGCGTCTATGGCCGCATCGTTGCCGACTGGTGGCAGCAAGCTTTCCCCGAATCGTCGGTCAAATTCGTCAACGCGGGCGTGGGCGCCACCGGAACGCATTATGCCGTTCTCCGCGCGAAGCGGGACCTGCTCTCCCACGATCCAGACCTCGTGATCATCGAATTCGCCATCAACGACGGCGACCACGTCTGGTCTCGGTATCCGATGGAAGGCCTGGTGCGACAGATCCTGCGTCACGACGAAGGTGTGGCGGCGATGATGCTGTTCATGATGCGTAAAGATACCAGCAATGCACAAGCATGGCATGCCGAGGTGGGCGCGCATTACCGTCTTCCGATGGTGAGCTATGCTGATGCCTTTCGACCCGAGCTCGAAAATGGGCACATACAATGGGAAGAGATCGCTTCTGACGTTGCGCATCCGAACGATACGGGCCACGCCTACGCGGCATCCTTCATCATCGCCGTTCTGAGCGAGGTCGCAGCCGGCCTGCCGGCTACAGACATCTTTCCTGAAGTGAACCCCGTACCGCCGCCGCTGTTCACCGACACGTACGAAAGAACGGTACTGTTCGATGCTGCAGCGTTGACGCCAGAAGCTAACGACGGCTGGTGGTACGACGCAGATGCGGATGCATGGGTAACCGACGAGCCCGGCAGCCGCGTCGAGTTCGAGATCGAAGGCAACGTCGTAGCCGTCGTCCAGCATGCGCGAAAGGGTCCCATGGGAATGGCCGTCGCGACCATCGATGGCGACGCTCCAATGGTGCTCGATGGCTGGACTCCAATGACCTGGGGCCGTTTCCTGCGCGTCGAGCTCTTCCCCTGGGTCAGCAATGCTGCCGCGCACCGGGTGCGGTTCGAACTGCTATCGACCACGAATCCAGGCAGCACAGGCCACGAGTTCCGCATTAAATCCCTGGGCGCGGCGGGGCACCCCGTACGCGACTGCGCCGACGCGATCGACGATGATGTCATCACCGCAGGCGATGCCCTCCTGATCCTTGCGTCGGCCGTCGGCAGCGACGTTCGGTGCCCGCCATGGGTGTGCGATGTCAGTGGCGATGCACGAATCACGGCCAGAGATACGTTTGCCGTGCTGTCTGCCGCAGTCGCCTTACCTGTTCGTCTGGGATGTGCGCCTCCGCGCGGTGTCATGATTCGCCTGGAGTCGGCGGAATCCTTGGCGACTGCGGCATTCCGTATCGACTACACCAGCACACACGGGGAGCTGGCCGAGCACGATCATGCGCTGCAATGCGAGGGGCTGCGGCCGCAGGCGGCGTTCACCTTCACTGAGTCAGGCGCAGGCACGCTGGACCTGAGTTTCACGTCAGACGGCCAAAGCATCGACGGGCCCGCTTCGCTGGCATGGTGTGCTTTCGACGCGGCGACGCCGGTCGTGCCGGGCGACGTCACCGTCCAGATTCTCGATGCCGAGACTCGAGATGGAGCCAAGCCATGGGGCGTTCGAATTTCCGCGATGGTGTGGTGA
- a CDS encoding WecB/TagA/CpsF family glycosyltransferase, translated as MATATKAAAVPYATRVIVGTRVDAVTSENVAELAFSWADERIGRYVCVCTVHMVMEGYDDPAFQDVVNGADLVTADGVPLVWCLRLLGLRDATRVHGPWLLPFLCEQAARRGVPVGFYGGEDDVMRDLLAELRRRAPGLQIAYSYCPPFRPLTAEEDAAVVADIRSSGARILFVGLGCPRQERWMAQHRSRLDIVMLGVGAAFDFVSGHKREAPMWMQQLGLGWLFRLLCEPRRLWRRYVQHNPRFVALFVRQLMQQRRLHG; from the coding sequence ATGGCCACGGCGACCAAGGCCGCCGCCGTGCCGTACGCGACACGTGTGATCGTCGGGACACGCGTGGATGCGGTCACCAGCGAGAACGTGGCCGAGCTCGCCTTTTCCTGGGCCGACGAGCGCATCGGCCGATACGTCTGCGTGTGTACCGTCCACATGGTGATGGAAGGGTACGATGATCCCGCCTTTCAGGACGTCGTCAACGGCGCCGACCTGGTGACTGCCGATGGCGTTCCGCTCGTGTGGTGTCTGCGTCTGCTCGGCCTGCGGGACGCCACGCGCGTACACGGACCGTGGCTGCTGCCCTTTCTGTGCGAGCAGGCGGCTCGCCGGGGTGTGCCCGTCGGCTTCTACGGCGGCGAAGACGATGTCATGCGCGATCTGCTTGCAGAGTTGCGCCGTCGCGCGCCGGGGCTTCAAATCGCGTATAGCTATTGCCCGCCGTTTCGCCCACTGACGGCGGAAGAGGACGCTGCGGTCGTCGCGGACATCCGTAGCTCCGGCGCGCGTATCCTTTTCGTCGGGCTCGGCTGCCCCCGGCAGGAACGCTGGATGGCCCAGCATCGATCCAGACTCGATATTGTCATGCTCGGCGTCGGGGCCGCGTTCGATTTCGTCTCCGGCCACAAGCGAGAGGCGCCGATGTGGATGCAGCAGCTCGGTCTCGGCTGGTTGTTCCGTCTGCTGTGCGAGCCGCGCCGGCTGTGGCGGCGCTACGTTCAGCACAATCCGCGCTTCGTAGCGCTGTTCGTGCGTCAGCTCATGCAGCAGCGGCGGCTGCACGGTTGA
- a CDS encoding sugar transferase gives MPTLRQVPSAVAAWLPERTDGKMATASTETQSRDLSIEIAKLSSRRGLLEESRQILVGLSLVAADWLTLCACLLLVWSVRTVALPLLFPSLPHLYELSFYFRGLYFFAPWLVALAAARLYSRHSNFWDEVRAVVRASTWGTVMVVVLGFTENVEREVARTLIGSLWIVSLPALTLSRYCLKKGLARAGLWCRKVLVVGTGDAAVDVANGLKNDITLGYEPVAFVADDIRRAVAPADRSLPVLGPYDALPGLLDTLSVRDVVIAIPDASGDLLSRIVSLCEGRVDSLRVMPASIGMAVIDIETETIGANLLISMRSNLARPSNLIIKRITDILGATVLLVPAAPILLLIALLIRLDSRGPAFYVQERVGRHGRLFRCFKFRTMFTDADQRLDDHLRDDAVAREEWRHFKKLKTRDPRVTRVGRYLRRLSLDELPQLGNVLLGDMSLVGPRPYIQHELHGLEDKFRTILLAWPGITGLWQVSGRNELTLIQRMRLDEYYVRNWSLWLDLQILLRTFGALAKSDGAY, from the coding sequence TTGCCGACGCTGCGGCAGGTCCCGTCTGCCGTAGCTGCGTGGCTGCCTGAACGGACGGACGGGAAGATGGCCACGGCATCCACCGAGACGCAATCCCGCGATCTTTCGATCGAGATCGCCAAGCTGTCCTCCCGTCGCGGACTGCTCGAGGAATCGCGGCAGATCCTGGTGGGACTGAGCCTGGTGGCTGCCGACTGGCTGACGCTGTGCGCGTGTCTGCTCCTGGTGTGGTCGGTCCGAACGGTTGCGCTGCCGCTGCTCTTTCCGTCGCTACCGCATCTGTACGAGCTGAGTTTCTACTTCCGAGGCTTGTACTTCTTTGCGCCGTGGCTGGTCGCACTGGCGGCGGCGCGCCTGTACTCGCGTCACAGCAACTTCTGGGATGAGGTGCGTGCCGTCGTCCGTGCCAGCACATGGGGCACCGTCATGGTCGTGGTCCTTGGCTTCACCGAGAACGTGGAGCGCGAGGTGGCCAGAACCCTCATCGGCAGTCTCTGGATCGTCTCCCTGCCGGCCCTGACGCTGTCACGATACTGCCTGAAAAAGGGGCTGGCGCGTGCCGGCCTCTGGTGTCGCAAGGTGCTCGTAGTGGGCACCGGCGACGCGGCCGTCGACGTGGCGAACGGGCTCAAGAATGACATCACGCTGGGCTACGAGCCCGTCGCCTTCGTTGCCGACGACATCCGCCGGGCGGTGGCGCCGGCCGACCGATCGCTGCCGGTTCTCGGGCCGTACGACGCGCTGCCGGGCCTCCTCGACACACTGAGCGTCCGGGACGTCGTCATCGCGATTCCCGATGCCAGCGGGGACTTGCTGTCCCGGATCGTGTCGCTGTGCGAGGGGCGCGTGGACTCGCTTCGAGTGATGCCGGCGTCCATCGGAATGGCGGTCATCGACATCGAGACCGAGACCATCGGCGCCAATCTCCTGATCTCGATGCGATCGAACTTGGCGCGGCCGAGCAACCTGATCATCAAGCGCATAACGGATATCCTTGGAGCCACCGTATTGCTGGTGCCCGCTGCTCCGATCCTACTGTTGATCGCACTGCTGATCCGGTTGGACAGCAGGGGACCCGCGTTCTACGTGCAGGAGCGGGTGGGACGACATGGGCGCCTGTTCCGCTGTTTCAAGTTTCGAACGATGTTCACCGATGCCGACCAGCGGTTGGACGACCACCTCCGGGATGACGCCGTAGCCCGCGAGGAATGGCGGCATTTCAAGAAGCTCAAGACGCGTGATCCACGTGTCACGCGGGTCGGCCGCTATCTGCGGCGGCTGAGTCTGGACGAGCTTCCGCAACTCGGTAACGTACTGCTCGGCGACATGAGCCTGGTAGGTCCGAGACCGTACATCCAGCACGAACTGCATGGCCTCGAGGACAAATTTCGCACGATTCTTCTTGCTTGGCCCGGCATCACCGGCTTGTGGCAGGTCAGCGGGCGTAATGAGCTGACGCTGATTCAGCGGATGCGGCTGGACGAGTACTACGTTCGCAACTGGTCGCTGTGGCTGGACCTGCAGATCCTTTTGCGCACCTTCGGCGCGTTGGCAAAATCGGACGGCGCGTACTGA